The following are encoded together in the Plasmodium reichenowi strain SY57 chromosome 3, whole genome shotgun sequence genome:
- a CDS encoding TPR domain containing protein, with the protein MINAEGNKYELPKDEEIEDFLLKVEEVSNKINRLIKGTISVEELEKEEKKLRLEKRIKEIKEEEKKEYEKKRFLMGIEGKGNEENYLFFCSFCFILYNYDLTNCVRCNKKVISKEQRKKEINDKVQKYKILKNKRNIRRNRWNTYLKEQEKKNKRTYKNCTNYEKWNHYEPSTDTFDEHEQMLCLPKHNEQFKQFEKKLNQDIQKKKDRQQIAYSIKIKGNEYFKQNKYIHAIECYNNALDLCKDYLDLYVNIALCQIKIYQYENAILNCNQVIQYYNTFQTDLKFNISIIFKAYARKALALFKLFQFKDSLTNFTQALEFNKNDQQVNEYIQKCKHILNDQLNSHYGQNQISYLSCGNPSHAKLKNAQSEREAKQTKKIIGVENEKNIGVENKKNVGVENEKNIGVENEKNIGVENEKNMGVENEKNIGVDNEKNIGVENKKNNIECIECIECIEFVESVENIRNVEYNNNDAEIHMAFNSNNQENAFLLHNLKNSDLNKNIMLELSKKDINKEPNVFIIHLKGIRKNIKKDEMTKLIFCSHVYDLEKEDYNNPKQSTKKRKYITMLSFFVDKLNDILFYIKRKSQNNDCLFYTQNINNKIFKIKKNVKKCTHLIIDILIFILENHFYYADFCLNAIKPIFTFYFLRNVKVSKCLHLLYSIISNNNEGKKMICQMLEEKHIILKELFNKINNFILHERNTYTNEKIRIMENLKSHILTCTYVKKYLNVQEINELASQKSEFMKENEYKNMEHMEEYIKSNEKEKKGYNTKINKEMKKINSDINYDNILLYGDEKKKEIFMSVLKDIMSIDMLKKEDENNRSLINEESKASLFCNINDMEKRVETYMKNNMKSIMKNIMKNTIKNTIKNQDEEQNECLTLFSFLSYLIVFPNILNIIEKCCMQNMINIIIYINEKMYDYKNMKCNYILFLLNFVSHIRVRSFILTCSLSNMFFYIEKNENDYLLKNVLSVLFNLTITWLNEMDSKNFIVLSYYGEIKESTFRKLINGIESSDKRVCELSMILLSRFYLYMYCFNDKIKVQKNIKDNQNKPDDMLEQVPLIFNKDGIDIKHFYDEKVQQKKNESLMNKLKEKIKKENEKLYELDNISFLYLKRNIMNCLSTVNIQNDLLIINACIKLVYNLSIYTNFIFKNIIYHQTNTDEYYFKQLISHISSILLNITLDEKEKNVNKSIYVLINNIIMFFIQSLKFICIHNIHKEQSIYIIRTIQSIIPYAIKISNSNEKKLNKNISMFLSYCFLNKDLKKTILELYDNDIRKVEHLMK; encoded by the coding sequence ATGATAAATGCAGAGggaaataaatatgaacTACCGAAAGATGAGGAGATAGAAGATTTTTTACTAAAAGTAGAAGAAGTAAGcaataaaattaatagGTTAATAAAAGGGACTATAAGTGTTGAAGAACtagaaaaagaagagaAGAAGTTACGTTtagaaaaaagaataaaagaaattaaagaagaagaaaaaaaagagtatgaaaagaaaaggtTTCTTATGGGTATAGAAGGAAAAGGTAATGAAgagaattatttatttttttgttctttttgttttattctatataattatgatttGACAAATTGTGTACgatgtaataaaaaagttataAGCAAAGAACAAAggaaaaaggaaataaatgataaagtacaaaagtataaaatattaaaaaataaaagaaatattagAAGAAATAGATGgaatacatatttaaaagaacaagaaaaaaaaaataaacgaacatataaaaattgtacgaattatgaaaaatggAATCATTATGAACCAAGTACAGATACATTTGATGAACATGAACAAATGTTATGTCTACCTAAACATAATGAACAATTCAAACAATTCgaaaagaaattaaatcaagatatacaaaaaaaaaaagatagACAACAAATTGCATATTCtatcaaaataaaaggtaatgaatattttaaacaaaataaatatatacatgcTATTGaatgttataataatgcATTAGATTTATGTAAAGATTATTTAGATctatatgttaatatagCTCTATGCcaaattaaaatatatcaatatgAAAATGCAATCCTTAATTGTAATCAAGTTAttcaatattataatactTTCCAAACAGATCtcaaatttaatatatccattatttttaaagcTTATGCAAGAAAAGCTCTAGCcctttttaaattatttcaATTTAAAGATTCATTAACAAATTTTACTCAAGCTTTagaatttaataaaaatgatcaACAGGTCaatgaatatatacaaaagtgtaaacatattttaaatgatCAACTTAACTCGCACTATGGCCAGAACCAAATATCATATCTTTCGTGTGGTAATCCTTCTCATgcaaaattaaaaaatgcACAAAGTGAACGAGAAGCAAAACAaaccaaaaaaattataggTGTGgagaatgaaaaaaatataggtgtggagaataaaaaaaatgtagGTGTGgagaatgaaaaaaatataggTGTGgagaatgaaaaaaatataggTGTGgagaatgaaaaaaatatgggTGTGgagaatgaaaaaaatataggtgtggataatgaaaaaaatataggtgtggagaataaaaaaaacaatatagAGTGTATAGAGTGTATAGAGTGTATAGAATTCGTAGAAAGTGtggaaaatataagaaatgTAGAATACAATAACAATGACGCCGAAATTCATATGGCATTCAATTCAAATAATCAAGAAAATGCTTTTCTTTTACacaatttaaaaaattcagACCTAAACAAAAATATCATGCTGGAATTGTcaaaaaaagatattaataaagaaCCAAACGTTTTTATTATCCATTTAAAAGGGATAagaaagaatataaaaaaagatgaaatGACAAAATTAATATTCTGCTCTCATGTATATGATCTAGAAAAGGAGGATTATAATAATCCGAAGCAAtcaacaaaaaaaagaaaatacaTAACTATGTTATCTTTCTTTGTTGATAAActtaatgatatattattctatataaaaaggaaatcACAAAATAATGATTGCTTATTCTATacacaaaatataaataataaaattttcaaaataaaaaaaaatgttaaaaaatgtaCACATTTAATTATTGATATCTTAATATTCATACTTgaaaatcatttttattatgcAGATTTCTGCTTAAACGCTATCAAACCTATTTTTACCTTTTACTTTTTAAGAAATGTAAAAGTATCAAAGTGCCTCcatcttttatattctatcatatctaataataatgaaggaaaaaaaatgatttgCCAAATGTTAGAAGAGAAACATATCATTTTAAAAGAACtatttaacaaaataaataattttatccTACATGAAAGAAACACATatacaaatgaaaaaattagaatcatggaaaatttaaaaagtCATATATTGACATGCACATATGTGAAAAAGTACCTGAACGTTCAGgaaataaatgaattaGCTAGCCAAAAGTCAGAATTTatgaaagaaaatgaatataaaaatatggagCACATGGAGGAGTACATAAAATCTAAtgagaaagaaaaaaagggatacaatacaaaaattaataaagagatgaagaaaataaatagtgatataaattatgataatattttattatatggcgatgaaaaaaagaaggaaATATTTATGTCTGTTCTGAAGGATATTATGTCTATTGATATGTTGAAAAAGgaagatgaaaataatagatcattaataaatgaagaGTCAAAAGcttctttattttgtaatattaatgatatGGAAAAAAGGGTAGAAacatatatgaaaaataatatgaaaagtattatgaaaaatattatgaaaaatacCATAAAAAATACCATAAAAAATCAGGATGAAGAACAAAACGAATGCTTGACTTTGTTCAGTTTCttatcatatttaattGTATTTCCAAACATTCTGAATATTATTGAAAAATGTTGCATGcaaaatatgataaatattataatttatataaatgaaaaaatgtatgattataaaaatatgaaatgtaactatatattatttttattaaatttcGTAAGTCACATTAGAGTTCGTTCTTTTATATTGACATGCTCATTATCcaatatgtttttttatatagaGAAGAATGAAAATGATTATTTACTGAAAAATGTCTTATCCGtactttttaatttaacAATAACATGGCTAAACGAAATGGATAGCAAGaattttattgttttatcatattatggagaaataaaagaaagTACATTTCGTAAATTAATTAATGGTATTGAATCATCAGATAAGCGTGTGTGTGAATTGTCTATGATACTTTTGTCTAgattttatttatacatgtattgttttaatgataaaataaaagtacagaaaaatataaaggataatcaaaataaacCAGATGATATGTTAGAACAGGTGCCTTTAATATTTAACAAGGATGGTATAGATATTAAACATTTCTATGATGAAAAGGtacaacaaaaaaaaaatgaaagtttaatgaataaattaaaagaaaaaataaagaaagaaaatgaaaaattatatgaactagataatatatcatttttatatttaaaaagaaatattatgaattGTTTATCAACAgtaaatatacaaaatgatcttctaataataaatgCATGTATAAAACTTGTATACAATTTATCcatatatacaaattttatctttaaaaatataatatatcatcaaACAAATACAGATGAATATTACTTTAAACAATTAATTAGTCACATTTCTTCTATCCTTTTGAATATTACACTggatgaaaaagaaaagaatgTCAACAAATcaatatatgtattaataaataatattatcatgtTCTTTATTCAAAGcttaaaatttatttgtatacATAACATCCATAAAGAACaatctatatatatcataagAACAATTCAAAGTATTATTCCTTATGCTATCAAAATTTCTAATAGTAATGAGAAAAAattgaataaaaatatttccatgtttttatcatattgttttttgaataaggatttaaaaaaaacaatacttgagttatatgataatgatataagGAAAGTGGAGCACTtgatgaaataa